The following are from one region of the Magallana gigas chromosome 4, xbMagGiga1.1, whole genome shotgun sequence genome:
- the LOC117682862 gene encoding uncharacterized protein, which produces MLEYSLARLFFLILCVSKASDACYYSYYYSYYYCSYYSSDTSLSGGAWAGIVVGMIIFSGIVAAIIFYLVCKNVCPGKSPFSRHLGRTRVVNIPGLVSSNNTAPVQNATLSQQHAYPPITVTSGPRKSLFSGLLSGHFGRTHVINIPGLVSSNNTAPVQNATLSQQHAYPPNTVNDGIGQGSSFQYGQLPNQYGVPPPVYNTNIGSAPPPKYSSMFR; this is translated from the exons ATGTTGGAATATTCATTGGCGAGATTATTTTTCCTAATCTTGT GTGTGTCGAAGGCGTCAGATGCTTGCTATTACAGTTACTACTATAGCTACTACTACTGCTCTTACTATTCTTCGGATACTAGTTT AAGCGGCGGTGCCTGGGCTGGAATCGTAGTAGGGATGATAATATTTTCTGGGATTGTAGCTGCCATTATTTTCTATCTTGTATGCAAGAATGTATGCCCTGGGAAATCACCTTTTAGCCGCCACCTCGGGCGTACTCGTGTAGTCAATATACCGGGTTTGGTTTCTAGCAACAACACAG CTCCAGTTCAAAACGCAACTCTTTCTCAACAACACGCTTATCCGCCCATTACAGTAACCTCTGGTCCTCGGAAATCACTTTTTAGCGGCCTTTTAAGCGGCCACTTCGGGCGTACTCATGTAATCAATATACCGGGTTTGGTTTCTAGTAACAACACAG CTCCAGTTCAAAACGCAACTCTTTCTCAGCAACACGCTTATCCGCCCAATACGGTAAACGATGGTATAGGTCAGGGTTCATCCTTTCAGTACGGACAGCTCCCCAACCAATACGGAGTACCTCCCCCTGTCTACAATACCAACATCGGATCTGCACCCCCACCAAAATACTCTTCCATGTTTCGATGA
- the LOC117682855 gene encoding protocadherin-like wing polarity protein stan, producing MSIAVEIINQNEWPPTFLKSAVQVSIPENQLPRTPVVTVSAIDRDNDRLTYNFRTTYRNFVLDSNSGEIFLTSPLDREMEDVYELHVLASDGGRQSTATVMVEVIDVNEPPQFTKSNYRFSVNENTASGQTIESVTADDKDTTGDNMKLSYSIVSGNGESFFQINPNTGKLIVDSPPDYEVATEVLLVIRATDKGTPQQSEVCSVRIEIKDINDNQPMFSSSTIQIWIPEDVAVGKSVTQIFASDKDSALNGNNKLSYSSDSNVPFEIDPNSGVVTVTNDLDRETTERYEMIVIATDKGNPQLSGTLTVDVLVTDVNDNPPSVIGTYDTTIPEDFAIGITIFSIKVQDPDNNSNFNFSILTGNIDSSFTLDPTDGYLILSSKLDRELVERYEIVIQVADVGDPSFSTSVTTTINIDDVNDVKPAFKSSSYDFSVKEHTMLATTVGKVEATDGDEGENSKLFYSIATLWTGGDGMFAINQSSGEIYTIKDLDREIEAQYLLWIRVQDGGSPPFSTEINVNITVEDINDQKPVFEKQAYKASILENVAKGSKILTAKALDLDEGLNGEVIYEIDFTTQEGILAEQFFGVRSESGDIILKRQVDREVYQELTFPMIARDSGAPPRSSKVNVTIEIIDVNDNRPQFLPQFYNSEASMTDYCDAVITTVIAVDRDSEANAVISYRLNPTETDSLFQVDNFGDVKSGNQLTESKYVLQIESFDGGEPPLTSLKDALVRIDTFESEMVVITFYLQLTLVTYLAMENEFIDHLQEVFREDFPTSYVRRWCITDKIQSVIVHVYAVRNDITNDVKNLQLEKTFLKNGDLIERLQLNLNEIPTVSVEGKTWDRFQVEKVVPLGETLLYSPPDPVTQAEEKNDLGLILGLTFGLLAFLIISVLIVYLAWRRKWCKNRDFNFFNSSKNPRVQIIEIKSLSDKSPDDSDEMTGSKIKGTKVTSILAVFPLKHTELPKPERDTNEPLLNIPRSQAPVFMKTSPNLSIQRPDTPVFGKTSPDYSGISSRQEFKSVTLSPSLFGNPMSNTSTPAPTKPVSFNPNRGIDFVTGWIYEEDPETKTRKWLRTPDSDSR from the exons ATGTCGATAGCAGTCGAAATTATTAATCAAAACGAATGGCCACCCACTTTCCTTAAATCAG CCGTTCAAGTATCGATACCAGAAAACCAATTACCAAGAACTCCTGTAGTAACCGTTTCTGCAATAGACCGAGACAATGACCGACTCACATACAACTTTAGAACCACGTACAGGAACTTTGTTTTGGATTCCAACAGCGGCGAAATTTTCCTTACCAGTCCTTTAGACAGAGAAATGGAAGATGTTTACGAACTTCACGTTTTGGCCTCTGATGGAGGTAGGCAGTCTACTGCTACAGTGATGGTTGAAGTTATAGATGTGAATGAGCCTCCTCAGTTTACTAAATCAAATTACAG GTTTTCTGTAAACGAGAACACAGCGTCAGGTCAGACTATTGAGTCTGTAACAGCCGATGATAAAGACACGACCGGGGACAACATGAAGCTAAGTTACAGCATAGTATCGGGCAACGGAGAGTCCTTCTTCCAAATTAACCCAAACACTGGAAAACTCATCGTCGATTCTCCACCAGATTACGAGGTTGCAACAGAAGTTCTTTTGGTGATCAGAGCGACTGATAAAGGGACTCCACAGCAGTCTGAAGTATGCTCTGTAAGGATTGAAATAAAGGATATCAATGACAATCAACCAATGTTTTCTTCGAGCACAATTCAGATATGGATACCAGAAGACGTGGCAGTTGGCAAATCAGTGACACAAATATTCGCTTCAGACAAAGATTCTGCGCTCAACGGCAACAACAAACTAAGCTATAGTTCTGATTCAAATGTCCCCTTTGAAATTGACCCAAACAGCGGAGTTGTGACGGTTACAAATGATTTGGACAGAGAAACTACTGAAAG ATATGAAATGATAGTCATTGCTACTGACAAAGGGAATCCGCAGTTAAGTGGGACTCTTACAGTCGATGTGCTCGTCACAGATGTTAATGACAACCCACCATCCGTCATTGGAACTTACGACACAACAATACCAGAGGACTTTGCAATTGGTATTACGATTTTCTCAATAAAGGTTCAAGATCCAGACAATAACAGCAACTTCAACTTTAGCATTCTAACTGGAAATATTGATTCTAGCTTCACTCTAGACCCTACAGACGGATATCTAATATTGTCATCTAAGCTTGACCGGGAGCTCGTCGAAAGGTACGAGATCGTCATACAGGTAGCTGACGTAGGCGATCCATCGTTTTCCACGTCTGTGACCACTACTATAAATATAGATGACGTGAACGATGTTAAACCTGCGTTCAAATCGTCTTCGTACGATTTTTCCGTGAAAGAACATACAATGTTAGCGACAACAGTTGGAAAAGTGGAGGCAACCGATGGTGATGAAGGAGAAAACTCCAAGTTGTTTTATAGTATAGCGACTCTATGGACAGGAGGGGACGGGATGTTTGCTATAAACCAATCGTCTGGAGAAATATATACGATAAAAGATTTAGATCGCGAGATCGAGGCACAATATTTATTGTGGATTCGAGTTCAAGATGGCGGATCTCCACCATTTTCCACTGAGATCAACGTAAACATTACTGTGGAAGACATAAATGACCAGAAGCCAGTATTTGAAAAACAAGCATATAAAGCATCAATACTAGAAAACGTGGCGAAAGGAAGCAAGATTCTGACAGCAAAAGCTTTGGATTTAGATGAGGGTTTAAATGGTGAGGTGATCTATGAGATAGATTTCACCACACAGGAGGGTATATTGGCGGAACAGTTCTTTGGTGTAAGGTCGGAATCTGGAGATATCATTCTAAAAAGACAAGTTGACCGAGAGGTATACCAGGAACTTACGTTTCCTATGATTGCAAGGGACAGTGGGGCTCCACCAAGGTCGTCGAAAGTTAACGTGACTATCGAAATCATAGATGTTAACGATAACAGGCCTCAATTCTTGCCCCAGTTCTATAATTCAGAGGCTTCGATGACTGATTATTGTGACGCAGTTATCACCACAGTAATAGCTGTTGACAGAGATTCTGAAGCAAATGCCGTTATTAGTTATCGACTTAACCCAACAGAGACTGATTCTCTGTTCCAGGTGgataattttg GAGATGTTAAATCTGGAAACCAACTGACAGAATCTAAATACGTTCTCCAAATCGAATCATTTGATGGAGGAGAACCTCCACTTACTTCTCTAAAAGATGCTTTAGTAAGGATTGATACATTTGAGTCAGAAATGGTAGTTATCACGTTTTACCTGCAGTTGACGTTGGTCACGTATTTGGCAATGGAAAATGAGTTTATCGACCATTTGCAAGAGGTATTCAGAGAAGATTTTCCTACTTCATATGTTCGACGCTGGTGCATTACGGACAAAATACA gtcagttattgtacatgtatatgctgtaAGAAATGACATCACAAATGACGTCAAAAATTTGCAGTTGGAGAAGACGTTTTTAAAGAATGGAGACCTTATAGAAAGATTGCAACTGAACCTCAACGAAATTCCAACTGTTTCAGTCGAAG GAAAGACATGGGACAGATTCCAGGTAGAAAAAGTAGTACCGTTAGGAGAAACGCTCCTTTACTCGCCACCCGATCCCGTTACACAAGCGGAGGAAAAAAATGACTTGGGACTTATTTTGGGACTGACCTTTGGTCTTCTGGCATTCCTCATCATTTCCGTTCTCATTGTTTACCTGGCATGGAGACGAAAATGGTGTAAAAATAG agattttaacttttttaattcCTCTAAAAATCCTCGCGTACAGATAATAGAAATCAAGAGTTTGAGCGATAAATCACCAGATGATAGCGACGAGATGACCGGAAGTAAGATCAAAGGAACGAAGGTGACGTCAATATTAGCCGTTTTCCCGCTAAAGCACACTG AATTACCTAAACCCGAGAGGGACACAAATGAACCATTACTGAATATTCCGAGGTCTCAAGCGCCCGTCTTTATGAAGACTTCACCCAATTTATCCATTCAAAGACCGGACACCCCAGTCTTTGGGAAGACTTCGCCTGACTATTCAGGCATCTCATCGAGGCAGGAATTCAAGAGCGTCACTTTAAGCCCATCGTTATTTGGGAATCCAATGTCCAATACTTCAACGCCCGCACCAACAAAACCTGTTTCATTTAACCCAAACAGAGGCATTGATTTTG TGACTGGTTGGATTTATGAAGAAGACCCTGAAACAAAGACCAGAAAGTGGCTTCGAACCCCTGACAGCGATTCTCGATAA